Below is a window of Solanum stenotomum isolate F172 chromosome 7, ASM1918654v1, whole genome shotgun sequence DNA.
atatttcattaGTCGAATCCTTCAAAAAAAGGTCTCACCATTTTTATCAAACACGTTTTATGTGACACCAGCACATAATTCTCTCACTTACCAAACATCCTCctattaatttcttcaattcGAGCAGTACGTCAAAGAAAAGCATACttaatacataattaattaacaactacaacATAGTTTACTCGAAACAAATATCAATTATGACCCCAGTTAGATTGTCTTGATCTTAAAATTAtcagtttttaaaatataattaatgttATGCTTCATTAATTTGTTGAAAACCTATGAACTTGGCATATTGTTGTATTATGTAAACTTATTTGATACTAATATTTTTGAGTGGTTGACTTGAACTTCTGTCGTCATATGCATGCATGCAATGATGCAAGCTTTGAATTATGTAAGCCAGTCTGGCTTCCTCTAATTAATGACaatatatgaagaaaaaataaatggtaaatttcataaatagtcACATAATTATGATTACAagatttttttacataattagtAAGTCGTTATTATACTAATTCACTAAAATAATACTAcgtttttttggaattttttcaAAACTAGAGTAAACGTAATTTACATTAACGTATtaggaattattttatttgtaaaatctAACGGGCAAAATTAACAACAAATAGATTTAACGGATCATAACGTTTTATGAGTAATTTGTTACCACGAATAAGGTTTTATACAACATTGACGAACTCTGGAGTCACAGTTTAAGGTTAATACATTATTCACAATTTCACACAATAAGGACTCTTTGAAATTCAGCCGCGgactacttgttcaactttatacaaatttaattatctatttATGGATCAGACACCCAATATGAAAGAATATAGATATAAGCTGAAGCAAATATCGAAAAGTCTTATATTTTGTTAGACGGTAAGAAATGAAATTTTATGGACTACTAGTTACTATTAATCATAGTTCTCGAAAATTGTGTTGGATTTGTCCTCTTTTAATTAGTATGTATGTATTTattagattaaaaataaaaaaggggataaaattaaagtaaaaacaCACACATCGGAATGTTGCATTTTTTCCCCCAATAATTGTAACCTTTATATTTATAGGTGAAAGCTTGTCATTTTTTCTGTTGGAAAATATAGGTACTTATTTGGTATGAATAAAAGTTACTTCTGCTCAGCTGTCCGAAAACAATGTTCTACTTAAGCATATAGCTAGCATTTCTTTTGAGCCAGAATCAAATCCTTTTTTTTAGTATGATTAGGCCGTGCAGTAGTATTATCTGGTGAGTCAGGCATACTATTTCCCAACCTTCTGTAAACTTTTCTTCTCTTATGATTTTTGCTACTCTCTTTTTGATAGTATTGATCTCGTTTAGAGTATAGTCACTCAACTAATCCACTCCACAATCTTTcgaaaaatagaggaaaaaGGATCAACTCATTGTCAAAACACAACCTTCAAGTCAAATAATGCTCCCATTTTCTTGCatacaaataaatcatcaaaattacaaattacaaccaaaaacataaattaaaatgtcgAATCTCATGGATGTTAAATtattagtataaaaaaaaacaaagaaaaaaaatctaataacCCCCTTCACGTTTGTAATAATTGGATTTAGTGTAATCAGCATCGGCTTCATCTTCTGAAGTGTAAACAAAAGGTGCAACAGAGTACAATACTGTTTTCTTCTCAGCATATTCATTGAGTAATCGATAAGAAGTAAGAATAGCTCCTGTTTTACCATTATTTTCATCAGTTGGTACATCACATTCTTCAAGTGAAGAGCTTTCTAAGAAGGCTTTGCATTGTGTAATTGTGCAAGATTGATCATATTCTTTGAGCTCGTTTAGTGAAAATACTGCGTAGTAATAACCTTTTGCGTCCGATTGGTAACTTGAGAAGGAGAATGGAGCTGTTTCGTGTCCGTGTTTTTCCGTGCCAAGGCATGTTATCCTTGCTATGGCTCCTGCAAGACGTAACAAGGATTAAAGGATTTAACTTATATGTACTAATAGTGTGATGTGATGTGATGTAATTCATTGTAACATGTTTTTGTGTTGTGTTATCTTCTAGATTGCTATTTCCTGATCTGTTTCAATTTGTAGGAATGTTTCTTTCCTAATTTGGTGATTTTTCACCATTTTACGTGATATATTTAAGACTACGAGAATATCAAATGATATTCTTCATgcattatacatatttttagtttaagataTGAGATCAAATGACATTTTGGTGcattatatgtatttttagtttaTGACTACGAGAGAATTTTGATTAagaggtgtcaaaatataaagaagagaAATCGCATAGAAGTCAAGGAGTgtcaatatttaatatatatacataaaaaaaatatttttattctaacTACACAGTGTAATTTTCTGGCAAAGGTCGTTCGACCCCCCTCGTCATTGACGATATCAAATGACATTTTAATTTGGTGCATTATATTATACGTATTCTTAGTTTAAGACTACAAGATGAAACAATAGTGTTAGGTTAAAGACatgttttgataaaaataactAGATCTACGTCATGCGGAAACTAACAAAGTAAATATTAAAACACGATAAatcaaataacaaaagaaaaatacatcaaaCGAGACAATAATTTAACGTGGATCGATCAATTAATTACCTACATCTACATATAGAAATGAGCaatctatcattttaaaaaaaaaatacaaaatatcaaaagaaataACCTCTCAAAACTCTTAAGTGAATGTTATCAAGTAAAAAGAAGAAACTCAATTcataaagttcaaaattttttcttccaaataaaaaataaataaccaaatatgagaaatttatattttcttttaagggggtgagtttaaaaaatatttcttcgtatactacttttaaataaataaaaaattagcgACAGAcaaaaatttattacaaaacaGTAAAATCCGCCACtgttttttagaaattttagcAATAAATTTCTGTTAGCTATGAGTAAAATAACAATGGATTATCGACGAAATTCGTAGCAATGTGACTAATCACGTACCCTTAAGTGGGATGTGTTTAGATCCAGATTTGCAATAAATCATTCCTTGAACAGCAATAATATTTGCTTCTGGGACTAATCCCTTTGTATGCACATCCTTCTTGTATGTTTTTGGGACATCATTTTCATAACCATAATAACCATTTTCATAATTGCTATTTGCAGAAGCAATAGTAGCTGTTGCTACAATTGACAAAACAATGCAAAATACTGGCAAATATTTGTTTGAAGCCATTAAtgtatttgatttttgattaattgatgatttaggCTTTGTTTCTCAAAGcttaatatatagaaaaaaattatcaaaattttgtGGTGATGTTGTGCACGTATTTGATTGGAGGTCATGTCATAGCATTAGAGGGTTGCACGATTTAATGATTTGGTGGACCACTAACTTATTTAATGATCATTTCAACTTACTATTATATGGATTTTAATTATATACACGAGTAATTATATGTTGAATTATTATActctttcaaatttttattttacttgacttatgttgatttgatataattttaaataattttttattaggaATTTATTATCATTTCATGTAATTACTTCTTtcatcttaatttatgtgatacttttCGAAATGGAGATTCAAACGAATTATTGTAAGAGTTATATGGTTTTATACGAACAAATATGTCAAAGGGACTCAAAGAATTTGAGCATTGGTAAAAGCTTCAACTTATAAAGTCAAGTTGGGAatccttatatatatactaatatatttGGATGTTAAATATTTGAAGCTTACCTATTAAATTTGGGATGTTGTATAAACATTATAAAATTTCCTTACCgtgttctctctctctctctctatatatatattatatatagtcaTTTTGAAGCTCATGTGTAGATTGAAGATTCAAAATTTTGCACATTATGTAATTTCttcaatttaatttgataatttatgAGGATTTccaatgaataaatatatatatatatatatatgagtaatTATAATTGTAGCTTGTGATTATTATAAATCCTTTCGGAAACTCTTATATTAAAAGATGTTATTAGATTGTATTTATAGACAGAATCTTTATAAATTTTGTCAAGAATAAAAAATGCATGTTTccttaaacttttaaaattaacttattCTAAAAAGTgtttatttcaaaaagaaaaatgtattttaaggcaaaaagtttttttttagcttCTGAAAAATAGTTTCTTCTaatcaacatatataattagTTTCATCCAAAAGCTTGGCTAAAGACctcctttatttatatatatatatataagaaaataattttttttttttttaaaaaaacaacaacaataatatttgaTCTCCGAAAAACTTGATCAAACAGACTATCTCGAAAACTTATGATTTGATGAGAATACCGGCAAAGGAACAACAATCGTCAACTTATGGGCTTGTTACTGATAGCATGCTCGTGGGCCAGCACCAAATCCTAAGCGGGCATGATACATTGAGAAGTGACATAAATAGCCCCACATTAAAATAATAGCCAATAGAGATATGATTTTTATGctatacataaattatacatttttaaaagtcaaaatagtttatattttgtatattggtCTTGAGAATGTAATTCTGTTTGATCGACCGGTCAAATATGTAACTTGCCTCTATAATAttccaaatttttgaaaatgagTGATTTTGAACTTTTAATCTCTGATTGCCATATGGATAAACCTTCATA
It encodes the following:
- the LOC125871418 gene encoding protein SEED AND ROOT HAIR PROTECTIVE PROTEIN-like, encoding MASNKYLPVFCIVLSIVATATIASANSNYENGYYGYENDVPKTYKKDVHTKGLVPEANIIAVQGMIYCKSGSKHIPLKGAIARITCLGTEKHGHETAPFSFSSYQSDAKGYYYAVFSLNELKEYDQSCTITQCKAFLESSSLEECDVPTDENNGKTGAILTSYRLLNEYAEKKTVLYSVAPFVYTSEDEADADYTKSNYYKREGGY